The Bradyrhizobium sp. LLZ17 genomic sequence GATCGAGGTGCCGAAATTGAACGCCAAGCCCGAGCCGAAGCCCGGCAAGCTGATCGTGATGGCGCCCGCGGAGCGGTCCTGGGAGCACGAGGAATTTACCCCGCATGTGACGGGGGACGAGACGCGGGAGACCGGCAAGCGCCGCTTGTCGGCGATGGCCGCGGTCGTTGCGATCGCCGCCTGCGTCGGCGCTATTAGCGGCGCGCTCGCGACCGCCGGAATGATGCACTTCGCCGGCCCGGCGCCAACTCAGGTCGCCGACACCAGCGCGCTGGGCGCCTCGGTGTCCCGGATCGATGCCGACGTAGTCGCGCTCAAGGCGAGCGTCGAGCATAGCTCGAAGACGGGGCTGAGCCAGTTCAACCGGACCAACGACCGCCTCGACAAGCTCGAGAAGGCCCAGGCCGAGCCGATGGCCAAGATCGCCAAGCTGTCCGAAACCGTCGACAAGCTCCGCGCCACGCCGGCCGCAGCCCCCGCGCAGGCCGCGGCCGCAACGCCTGCGAAGGAAACCACGGGCACGATCGCACCGGCCCAGGTCGCGACGGTCGCTGCCGCGCCGGCGCCCGAGCCGGCCGCGCCCAAAACCGAGGTCAAGGCCGAGGTCGGGCGCCTGCCGACAATCGACGGTTGGAGGCTCCGCGACGTCGCCAATGGCGGCGCGCTGATCGAGGGCCGGGGCGGCCTCTACGAGGTTTATGCCGGCGATCCCATCCCCGGGGTCGGCCGCGTCGATGCGATCCGCCGCCAGGACGGCCGCTGGGTGGTCGTCACCAGCAAGGGCCTGATCGTCGCGCGCTAAGCGCCTCGTCATCCGAGTTTCGAAGAGGCGCTTCACCGTGATGTGAAGCGCCTTTTTGCTTGAATAGGCGGACCGGCGCGGTGTTAGTGCAGGCATGAGCCGCGCGTTGCGAATTCTCGTTGCTGTGGTCGTCTTGTTCAGCGGCGCCGTGTCGTCAACGGCTGCGGAGAACGTGCCGCTCGCCCGCGGCACTGCGATCACCGATCCCGATCTTCTGCGCCAGCTTGATCAGAACGATGCGCTGACGATCTCGCGGCTGTTGCGGCCGGAGCGGAACGCGAATTTTCCGCTGACGACGGATCAGATGTTCTCGTCGCTGTCGCAGCTCAAGCCAATTCTCCCGGCCATCAATGCGGAGTTCGATCGCTATGTCGCGCAGTCCAAGATGGTCTCGCCCGGCGAGACCATCGGCGTCGGCGAGGGCTTCGACGTCCAGCTGTTCGATCGAGCCGTTCTGAACTCCCCCGACACGCGCTTCGTGCTCGCCGGCATCGTCAACCGCATGGACCGCGCCTATGTGTCGGACGAATCCTGCGGCGAGATCCGCTTGATCTATCGCCTGGCGCGCTTCGACACCAAACCGGACGGCAGCAAGGCGGCGACGCGTCTGCCCATGACGCTGAATCTGGTGATGAAGGCACGGGATGTCAGCCATTCACTCGGCAAGGCCGTCAGTTGCGCAGACATCGCGCGTCGCTGGCTCGACAATGGCGACTGGGAGGGGCTGATAGGCAGCCACTTCCAACCCTACGATGCCATGCTCGATCGCATCGAGACCAACATCCAGATCTCCATCGCGCCGAAATCGGCGCGGCACGATTTCCGCTCCGACTATCTGCTCAAGGTGTTCAAGTACGACGCCGCCACGAAGCAGTTCGAGGAAGCAACGCTGGAGAACCAGATCGACCGCGACCGCATTCTTGCCGATGACGCGCTCCGGCGGGATTTCAAGATGTGGCTGCTCACGCCGGAGAACTTGCGCGACTTCGATCGCGGCACGGTGCTGATCCCGGAGAAGTATCTCGCCAGGGCTGCAATCGCACCGACGCCCGCGGGCTTCGATGCATCGGACTTGCAGCCGGAGTTCGGCATGATGCAAGGGGAGGGCAAAGGGGAAGGCAAAGGCGAGCCCGTCTTCACCGACGACGACGTGGTCGGCGCCCTGAAGCAGGCGGCCTCGCGCGGCATCGATATGCAGAACATCCGTTCGGTCGCCGGCTTTCAGCGCCGCCTCAACGACGTCACCTGCTCGGGCTGTCACCAGACCCGCGGCATCGGCGGCTTCCATTTCCCGGGCGTGGATTGGCTGGTCGACAAGCCTTCCAATTCCAGCATCGTCCCGGCCTCGCCGCATTTCTTCGGCGACCAGCTTCGCCGCCGCGACATCCTGACCGCGTTTGCCGCGGGCAAACACCCTGATTTCTCACGCGGATTTGCCAGTCGGCCGCAAACCCGCGGCAGCCCGGAGCTGGCGGGTACCGAGTACCAGGACGGCTGGGGCGCACATTGTTATTTGCCAGATCAGGGATCGGGAACACCCGACAGGAGTTTTACGTCATGGACCTGTGCTAAAGGTCTCACCTGTCAGGCTGCTTCGGCCTCGAGCCGCATCGGCATGTGCTTCATCAAGACGCGTTAGCGCGGCGATAGCCGATTTCGGATGACCCATGACGGACACGAGCGACGCCAACAAGGAGCGCAATCGCGAGATCGCGCGGAATGAAGAGGCCAAACAGGTCACCGGCAGCATCCGTGTCAGCATCTGGGCGGTCGCGGTGGTCGTGATCATCGGCGGGATATTGTTTACGCTCGGCTGGCTGGCGCTGCGTTAGCAAAGGCGTCACTTCGCGTAATGCGTCAGCCGCTTTCCGGGCAGGAGATCATACGCGGACTTCCAGCCGGGCAGCGCGGCGATGCGGCCGAGCCAGGCGTGAATGGCGGGATGGCTGCGCGCGAACTCGTAGCCGTGCTCGTCGCTCGGATAATGGAGATAAGCCATCATCGAGATGTCGGCGACCGACGGCTTCGCCCCGATCGCGAAATCGTTGCGGGCGAGATGCCCTTCCAGGATGCCGAGGAAATCGTCGATCCGGTAGCGGAAATGCTTCAGCACTTGCGGATCACTGTTCGGGATGAACGTCCGCATGAAGCGGTAGGTCGCCATGTAGCCGGTGAGCTTGTGGTTGTCCCAGAACAGCCAGCGCAGCAGCTCGAACTTCTCCTCCGCCGTGTCGCCGCCAAAGCGGCCGTACTGGTCCGCGAGCTTGAGCAGGATCGGCGCGGTCTGCGTCATCTTCACGCCGTCGACCTCGAGCACCGGGATCTCGCCCATCTCGTTCACCGTTCTGCGCCACTCCGGCGTACGGGTGATGCCGCCGCCGAAGTCGGTCCAGACCGGCTCGAAGCTCTCGCCGCAGAGCGTCAGCATCAGGGCGAGCTTGTAGCTGTTGCCGGATTCGGGGAAGTAGTGGAGGCGATAGCTGGGCATGGCACCTCACGGATGACAGTTGTCGTAGCAAGCTATTCCCTCACCGTCGTCCCGGCGAAGGCCGGGACCCATAGCCACCGAATGTGGTTTGGCGAGGACTCGGAATCGTCGGCTGTGCGCGACAACTCTCACTCTGGGATATGGGTCCCGGCCTTGGCCGGGACGACATAGTAGAAGCAGCGAGCCGTCAGGCCTAACCCACCGCCCCTGTTGACCGCAGCTGCTCGATCGCAGCCTCGTCGTATCCCGCGCCACGCAAAATCTCGTCACTGTGCTCGCCGACGCCGGGAGGTTTGCGCGGCTGCACTTTCTTGGTGCCGTCGATCCAGATCGGGCTGGAGATGGTCATCATGGTGTCGTTCTCGAACGGCACCAGCACTTCGTTGTCGAGCATCTGCTTGTCGTTCGGAATGTCGTCCAGGATGCCGACCACGCCGAACACCAGGCCGTTGCCGTCGAGGATTTTCCGCCATTCGGCGAGATCCCTGGTCGCGAATGTTTCATCAAAGATCTTGATCAGCTCGATTGATCGGGCATGCCGGTCCGGCTTGGTGGCGAAGCGCGGGTCGTTGATCAGCTCGGCGCGGTCCATGCACCGCGCGAGTGTCGGCCACTGCCGCTCCTCGTTGAGCAGCGACAGGATGATCCAGCGGCCGTCCTTGCACTGATAGTGATTGGTCACCGCGTTGAGTGCGCGTTCGCGCGGTCGCCGCTCGCTAAACTTGGCGCCGCAGAGCTTTGCCTGCGCCAGCACGCTCGCCGCCCACACGCCGTTGGCCATCAGGTTCGAGGCGACATGCGAGCCCTTGCCGGTCCTCTCGCGCTGATACAGCGCGGTGACGATCGCGCTGTAGAGCGCCATGGCGCAAGGGTGGTCGCCCATGCCGGCAACCGAGCGGGCCGGCGTCGTGTCGGTATCGGCGCGGACGAGGTCCATCAGGCCGGAGCGCGCCCAGTAGGCGTTGCTGTCGAAGCCGGGCTTGTTGGCCTCCTCGCCCTTCTCGCCATAGCCGGTGAAGGAGGCGTAGATCAGCCGCTCGTTGAGATGGGCGAGGTGGTCATAGGTGATGCCGAGCTTGCTGCGCACCGGCGGCGGCATGTTGGTGATGAAGACATCGGCCTGTTCCACCAGCTTGTAGAGCACGGCCTGCGCCTCCGGCTTGGAGAGGTCGAGCGCGAGGCTCTTCTTGTTACGGGCCTCCAGCAGCCAGGCGAAATTGTGCTCGCCGGTCGGGTAGCCCGGCAGGTTCGGCAGATTGCGATAGGGGTCGCCGGCGCCGGGCGGCTCGATCTTGATGACGTCGGCGCCGAAATCCGACAGCACGGTGGCAGCCGCAGGCGCTGCGATGAAGCTCGCGCAATCGAGAACCTTGAGCCCTGCAAAAATGCCTTGTTCCATCGCGGCGCCGCTCCCTCACTCTTGTTGTTTCCCGCTGTCCGGAATTCATAATCCATGACAGCTCAACCATTTGACCGATGTTGTGGCGGGATGCAACGCCGCTCGGCCGTCGCTTTCCAGGGCCCGCGGCGCGTTGATCAAGGCTTTCGCTAATCTTCGCCTGCGAGCAGGGCGGCGTTGCCGCCGGCAGCCGCGGTGTTGACGGTCACAGTCTGCTCGGTGGCAAAGCGCGCGAGGTAGTGCGGGCCGCCGGCTTTCGGGCCGGTTCCGGACAGGCCGTTGCCGCCGAATGGCTGCACGCCGACCACCGCGCCAATCATGTTGCGGTTGACGTAGATGTTGCCGACCTGGACCCGGTTGATGATTGCCTCGACCGTGTCGTCGATGCGGGAATGGATTCCGAGCGTCAGCCCATAGCCGCTCCGCTTGATCGCTTGCAGCACACGTTCGAGGTCCTCAGCCCGGTAGCGCACGACATGCAGGATGGGGCCAAACACCTCCTCGGTGAGCTGGCCGGCCTCCTTGAGCTCGAAGATATGCGGCGCGACGAAGCAGCCCTCCGGCACGGAGCCGGCAAAATGCAGCCGCGCCTCCGTCTTCATCCGCGCGATATGCGCATCGAGGCGCTGCTTGGCCTCGAGATCGATCACCGGTCCGACATGAGTTGCGACGTCGCAGGGATCGCCGATCGTCAATTCCCGCGCCGCGCCTGCGATCATCTCGATCATGCGATCGGCGACATCGTCCTGCACGAACAGCAGCCGCAGCGCCGAGCAGCGCTGGCCGGCGGAACGGAACGCCGATGTCACGACGTCGTCGGCGACCTGCTCGGGCAGGGCAGTGGCATCCGCGATCATGGCATTGATGCCGCCGGTCTCGGCGATCAGCGGCACGATCGGCCCATCCTTGGCGGCGAGCGTCCGGTTGATCGCGCGCGCGACGTCGGTCGAGCCGGTGAAGACCACGCCGGCGATATCAGGATGCGCGGTGAGTAGAGCACCGATGCGGCCGTCGCCCGTGACCAGATGCAGCGCGCTTGCGGCAATGCCGGCCTCGTGCAGCAGGGCTACGGCCTCGCGCGCGATGCGCGGGGTCTGCTCGGCGGGTTTTGCCACCACGCTGTTGCCGGCCATCAGAGCCGCCGTGACCTGTCCGAGGAAGATCGCCAGCGGAAAATTCCAGGGCGAGATCGCCACGAAGACGCCGCGGCCGCGCAGGGTGAGCACGTTGCTCTCGCCGGTTGGGCCTGGCATCGCGGCCTCGCTGCCGAACAGCTTTCGGCCCTGCGCGGCATAGTAGCGGCAGAAATCGGCGGCCTCGCGCAGTTCGGAGATCGCATCGTCGAGCGTCTTGCCGCCCTCGCGCTGCAACAGCGCGATGAAATGGGCCCTGCGGCTCTCCAACAGATGTGCAGCCTGCTCCAGCGCGGCGGCCCGGCTCGCCGCCGGTGTGCGGCTCCAGGCGGCAAAGCCCGCGCGCGCTGTGCGTACTGCCGCATTGGCCTGGTCCGGTGTTGGGTCGGCAAGCGGCCTCAAATCGGGCGTCTCGCTCTTGATATCGGCCAGCAGCCGGTCGAGCGCGGCACGCTCGCCGAATTCGACGCCACGCGAGTTCCGCCGCTCCGGCGCGTAGAGGTCGCCCGGCAGCGGAATTCGTGCGTGATGGGCCTGATCCGGCCGGACGACGAGATCGGCCGGACGCTTCAGCAGCGCCTGCACCGGCACGCGATAATCGGCAGCCTGCGCCACGAAGGACGAGTTCGCGCCGTTCTCCAGCAGGCGCCGCACCAGATAGGCGAGCAGGTCGCGATGGCTGCCGACCGGTGCATAGGTGCGGTAGGCAATATCGGGGTGATCCTTGGCAAGCTGCTCATAGAGCGCTTCGCCCATGCCATGCAGGCGCTGGAATTCGAAGCCTGCGTTCGCGCCAGCGAGCTCCAGCACGGTCGCGACCGTCAGCGCGTTGTGGGTGGCGAATTGCGGGAAGATGCGCGGCCGTAGCCCGAGCAGTTTCGACGCGCAGGCGACGTAATTCAGGTCCGTCATTGCCTTGCGCGTGAACACGGGATAGCCGTCGAGCCCGCGTTCTTGCGCGCGCTTGATCTCTGTGTCCCAATAGGCGCCCTTGACCAGCCGCACCATCAGCTTGCGGTCGTGTGCGCGGGCCAGCGCATCGACATGGTCGATCACGGCACTGGCGCGCTTCTGATAGGCTTGGATCGCGAGCCCAAATCCGTCCCAGCCCTTGAGCGAGGCATCGGCGAGCGTTGCGGCGATGACGTCGAGCGACAGCTCCAGCCGGTCGGCCTCCTCGGCATCGACGGTGAAGTTCAGGTCATGGGCCTTGGCGCGCTGCGCCAGGTCGAGCAGCTGCGGCACCAGCTCGGCCATGACACGGGCGCGGCTGATCGCCTCGAAGCGCGGATGCAGCGCCGAAAGCTTGACGGAGATGCCGGGCCGGTCGGGCAGGGCATGGGAGCCGGCCGCCTTGCCGATCGTCTCAATCGCACTGGCATAGGCGTCGAAATAACGCCGGGCGTCGGCAGCCGTGCGCGCGCCTTCGCCGAGCATGTCGAACGAATAACGCGTCTTTTGGCCGGAGCGCGGCTTACCCCGCTCCAGCGCCTGTTCGATCGTCTCGCCAAGCACGAAATGATTGCCCATCAGCCGCATCGCCTGCCGCGTGGCGGTGCGCACCGCCGGCGCGCCAAGACGCTTCACCAGCCGGCCGATCGTGCCGTCGGGCGTCTCGCCGGGCTGGATCACCCGCGCCGACAGGCCCAGTGCCCACGCCGAGGCGTTGACCAGGAAGGCGGTGGACTTGGTCTCGTGGTGGATGAAGTCGCCTTCGCCGAGCTTGTCCTCGATGAACTGGTCGGCAGTGCGCGCATCCGGCACGCGGAGCAGCGCTTCGGCCAGCACCATCAATGCCAGCCCTTCCTTGGTGGAGAGCGCGAACTCGCGCAGCATGTCCTCGACGCCGCCGAGCCGGTCGTCGCGCTTGCGGATCGCCTCGATCAGTCGGGTCGCGGTGCGGTCGATCCGCGCTTGCTGCGGCGGACTGAGATGCGACGCCGGCAAGAGCCGCGCGGCGATCTCGGCATCGTCAGGCGCATAGGGAGCGGTGAAGAGAGGCGGGGTGTCCGGCATTGGCGTGTCCTGTGGCTGAATCCAGGGTAGTGCCCGCGTCGCCGCAGTTCGATAGACAAATTAGCAGATTTGCCTTAGAAAATGAAGGTGACTTGCAGGTAGGCCGTGGAAGTTATGGAACTGGACCGGATCGACCGCACAATTCTCTCGGTTCTGCAACAGGATGGGCGAATCGCCAATGTCGAGCTCGCCGAGCGCATCGGGCTCTCGCCGACGTCGATTGGCGAGCGGCTGAAGCGATTGCAGCGCGAGGGCTTTATCGAGGGCTATGGTGCCAGGCTTAATCCGCACCGGCTCGGCCTTGGGCTTCTGGTCTTCGTCGAGGTGTTGCTCGACAAGACGACGCCGGACAATTTCGAGCGCTTTGCACGCGCGGTCAAACTCGCGCCCGAAGTGCTGGAGTGCCACATGGTTGCCGGCGGCTTCGATTATCTGGTGAAGGCACGGCTGGCCGACATGGCCGCATATCGGCGCTTCCTCGGCGAGACATTGCTATCGATGCCGGGCGTGCGCGAGACGCGCACCTATGCGGTGATGGAGGAGGTCAAGCGCGACGCACCGTTGCCGGTGGGCTGACGATTTGCGGTCGCGATTGTCATTGCTCTAGGCTTGATCGGCGATCTCTACGGACAAATAGCTTGCCGCGCGCATCGCAACGCTTGTCGTCGAATGCACTGATCGTCTTCTGAAATTTTCTTGGCCCCGCTCCCGGATCTATCCGGGAGGCGGCAAAGGCTCGCGGGCTTATACCTTGAGGTTCTCTGCGGAGGTCTTGCCCCGGTTTGCGATCTCTTCGTATTCCACCGTCTGCCCCTCGTTGAGCGAGGACAGGCCGGCTTTCTGCACTGCCGAGATATGCACGAACACATCCTTGCCGCCCGACGCAGGCTGGATAAATCCATAACCCTTCGTCGGGTTGAACCACTTGACCGTACCTTTAGCCATCACGCCTTCTCCGCGGGTCTTCCTCCGAGATCTCGAACCGCCAGTCCCCGCCAACCGGCCGGTTCGGTCCTAACAGGATACGCGGAATGTGGCGGGCTTGGTAGATCAAACACCATCCGCATTCCGCGGAAAATCGCTCAACTTCGCGGCGTTTTTACCGGTTTTGCCCGTTTCCCGGTCAATCGGTCCGCGCGCGATCAATAGGTCGCGGCCAGATAGTCGACGATCTTGCCGACGTCGCTCTCTTGGATCGGCGCGCCATACACCTTGATCATCTTGGTCACTTCGGCCTGCCAGAAGCCTTTCTTGTCTTTCATCGGCGGCTGCGTGTTGACGTAGTCCGCCGAGTGGCAGGCGCTGCAATTGCCCTGCACGACCTCGAGATTGGGGCCCGGCTTGAACGCGGCGACCTCGTCCGGGACCTGGTAATTGACGGGTGCCGCGATCGTGGCGGGGCTGGTCGCAACCCAGGCAAGGCCGGCGGCCAATGCGATGGCGAGGAGAACGGTGCGCTGCATGATCATTCTCCTCAGGCCACGTTGACGCGGACGGTCTCGACGACGTTGCGCAAATAACCCGCCGGGTTCCAGCGCGGTTGATCCGGCTGCGTCTCGCCGGAATTGCTGGTCGCACGCACCTTGAGCTCGTGGCTGCCTGCCGCGAGCTTCACCGGCAGCTTCCATTCCCGGAACGAGTAGTTGCCAAGATCCTTGCCGAGCCTGGCGTTGGTCCAGCTCTTGCCGCCATCGGTGGAGACCGAAACCTCCTTGATGCCTTTGCCGCCGTCGAATGCAATGCCGCGCAAGGTCGTGCCGCCCGCCTTCAGCTTCGCACCATCAGGGACGCTGGTGATGAAGGAGCGGATGGTGAAGCGGTTGATCGGGATCGTTGCCTTCGGAGCGGTGCCGGGCTCGATCGAATTGTTCGGCGTGTCCGGAATGCGGTAGGCCGATTTCATCCAGAATCCGTCATAGACATTGTCGATGACGGTGATCTCGTTGAGGTGCTTGACCCAGTAGGTGCCGTAATAGCCGGGCACGATCAGGCGCAGCGGGAAGCCGTTGAGGAACGGCAGATCCTCTCCGTTCATGCCGTAGGCCAGCATCACCTCGCCGTCGGTGGCGTGATCGAGGTCAAGCGCCTTGACGAAATCCGGCGTCTTGTCGCTGACCGGGCCGTCCATGCCGCCGAAGGTGACCTGCCTGGCGCCGGCTTGCACGCCCGCCATCGCCAGCACGGTCTTCAGCGGCACGCCGCGCCAGCGCGCATTGCCCATCGCGCCGTTGGCGAGCTGGCCGCCGGCGACGCGCGGCTCTGAAAAGCCTCGGCTGTTGCCGGAGCACTGGTTGACGGCGACGATCTCGGTCGCCTTCATCTTGCGGATGTCCTTCAGCGACAGCTTCAGCGGCTTGTCGACCTTGCCCTTGATCTCGAGCGTGAACTTGTCGGGATCGAGATTGTAGGGCAGGTCTGAGAGGTGATAGCGGACGAAGAACGCGTTGTTCGGCGTGATCGGGCCGTCATTGAACACCGCAAAGGGCGTTTCGAGCTGCGGTGGCCGGCCGGTCAGGCCGATCATCGGCCGCTTCTGCGGATATTTCACCAGCGGCCGCTCGCCATTGGCGAAAGGCAGCGTGACGGTGTCGAGTGCCAGCGCCTTGGTTGAGCTCAGTGTCGCCGCAAGAGTGGCAAGCCCCGCTCCTTTGAGCAGGTCGCGTCGATCGAACATAGTCTCCTCCCGGAGCTTTTCGTTGAGTCGCGGTCATCACTGCGATCCCGAGCCATCTGCCGCATCGAAGCGAGTGAAGTCAATTCGTGCTTTCGCAGCAGGCCCATGCCGCTGCGTTGCAGCAACGCGGTGTTACGCTGCGTCGACTTTCTTTGTCTGGATCACTCGCGCCGCGGACTCGCTGCACCTCTCCCGCTTGCGGGAGAGGTCGCGCCGAAAGCGCGGGTGAGGGTTCTCTCCTCTGGGGGATTGTGCCGCTGTGGAGACACCCTCTCCCCAACCCTCTCCCGCAAGCGGGCGAGGGGGCGCACCTTTCGCGTCGCTCACGCTGCGACGCGCTCACCGCCATCTACGAGATGCGCCAGTTGCCGCGTGTCCGCCACCACATGCACGACCATCGGCTCATCGCGGCCGCGGATCGCGACCTCCTGCTGCGGCAGCGCATCGTCGCGAAGGCCGGCGGTGCGGCAGACCTCCTCCGAGACGATCGCCTCGCAGGCGAGCGTCTTGGTCATGTCCTGGAGGCGCGCGGCGACATTGACGGCATCGCCAAGTGCGGTGAAGACGATGTGGTCGCGATAGCCGATGTCGCCGATGATGACCTCGCCGCCATGCACGCCGATGCCGAAGCGGATCGGCTGACGCAAATCATGGCTGAGGAGTTCGTTCAGCTCGTCGACATGCGTCGCAATGCTCGCGACCGCCTTCAGGGCCTGCCGGCAGGCGGTCTGCGGATCGCTCGTGAGGCCAAACAGCGCGAGCATGCCGTCGCCGACGAACTGGTTCGGCTGGCCGCCATGCTCGATCACAGCTTGCGAGACTGCGCCAAGGAAACGGTTGACGATGAAGACGGTGTCGAACGGCAGCCGCTTCTCGGCGAGCTGGGTCGAGCCGCGCATGTCCACGAACAGGCTGACGAGATAGCGTTCCTGGCCGATCCGCGCCGGCGCCGACGCATGTGCATTGGCCGACAGCATCTGTGGCATGAAGAGCTGGAAGAACGACAGGTCGGAGCTCGGCCGCAACTGGCAGGCCAGCCTGATCGAGGGATCGGCGGTACCGACCCGGGCGAGCACGAAGGCTTCGCGCTGCGATGGCTCGGGCAAGCTGCCATGGTCGCCGATGATGCGGATGCGGCAGGTCGAGCAGCGAGCCCGACCGCCGCAGACGCTGGCATGCGGCACGTTGTGGCGCAGGCTTGCCTCCAGAACGGTGAGACCCTTGGGCACGCGCACGGTCTTGCCGTTGCCGTAGGACAGGGCGATCATACCGCCGCGCCGCTCGCGCCAGCCGCGCACGCCGCGCCCGAGCAGCACCAGCCCGAGCAGGCCGATGTAACTCATGGTGAGACCACCAGTGATGCGATCGAGCGTATCGCCTTCCGCGACCGTGCCGACCTCGCGCTGCGTGAAATTATGCGTGCGCCACTCGCCGTCGTCGCTATCGGCCGCGACACTGCGGCCGCCCTGGTAGATGCCGAGCAGCGCCAAGGTCGGGACCAGCACGGCGGCAGCCAGCAGGAACGGCGCCGCGCGCGTGAAAAACGCTTTCAGGCGGAGCCAGAAATAGATGCCGATACAGCCGTGCACCCAGGCGATGATGAGCAGGATCGTCATCGTCCAGATCCGGCCGGGCGCGGCGACAAAGAACAGATAGAGCTCCTGCGGATAGAGCTTCTCGTGGCCATACAGCGTCTGGCCAAGCCGCACGCCGATTACATGGGCCATCACCAGTGCCGGGATGCTCAGACCCAGCACCAGCTGCAGCGGCTCGATCGTCCGCCAGCGGAACTGCCGGCGCTGATACAGCGCATAGACGCCGAGCCCCATATGGGTGAGCGCGGCGCCGTAGAACACGATCACCACCGGCGGGAACTGCCAGAACGCCATGTGGTAATAGACCCCAACCTGCATGGCATCGACCGAGATGTTGCCGAGCGCATGGTTGAGGAAATGGCTGATCACATAGGCAAACAGGAT encodes the following:
- a CDS encoding cold-shock protein, whose protein sequence is MAKGTVKWFNPTKGYGFIQPASGGKDVFVHISAVQKAGLSSLNEGQTVEYEEIANRGKTSAENLKV
- a CDS encoding CaiB/BaiF CoA transferase family protein, translated to MEQGIFAGLKVLDCASFIAAPAAATVLSDFGADVIKIEPPGAGDPYRNLPNLPGYPTGEHNFAWLLEARNKKSLALDLSKPEAQAVLYKLVEQADVFITNMPPPVRSKLGITYDHLAHLNERLIYASFTGYGEKGEEANKPGFDSNAYWARSGLMDLVRADTDTTPARSVAGMGDHPCAMALYSAIVTALYQRERTGKGSHVASNLMANGVWAASVLAQAKLCGAKFSERRPRERALNAVTNHYQCKDGRWIILSLLNEERQWPTLARCMDRAELINDPRFATKPDRHARSIELIKIFDETFATRDLAEWRKILDGNGLVFGVVGILDDIPNDKQMLDNEVLVPFENDTMMTISSPIWIDGTKKVQPRKPPGVGEHSDEILRGAGYDEAAIEQLRSTGAVG
- a CDS encoding cytochrome c; the encoded protein is MQRTVLLAIALAAGLAWVATSPATIAAPVNYQVPDEVAAFKPGPNLEVVQGNCSACHSADYVNTQPPMKDKKGFWQAEVTKMIKVYGAPIQESDVGKIVDYLAATY
- a CDS encoding glutathione S-transferase family protein, which gives rise to MPSYRLHYFPESGNSYKLALMLTLCGESFEPVWTDFGGGITRTPEWRRTVNEMGEIPVLEVDGVKMTQTAPILLKLADQYGRFGGDTAEEKFELLRWLFWDNHKLTGYMATYRFMRTFIPNSDPQVLKHFRYRIDDFLGILEGHLARNDFAIGAKPSVADISMMAYLHYPSDEHGYEFARSHPAIHAWLGRIAALPGWKSAYDLLPGKRLTHYAK
- a CDS encoding Lrp/AsnC ligand binding domain-containing protein, with amino-acid sequence MELDRIDRTILSVLQQDGRIANVELAERIGLSPTSIGERLKRLQREGFIEGYGARLNPHRLGLGLLVFVEVLLDKTTPDNFERFARAVKLAPEVLECHMVAGGFDYLVKARLADMAAYRRFLGETLLSMPGVRETRTYAVMEEVKRDAPLPVG
- a CDS encoding molybdopterin-dependent oxidoreductase; amino-acid sequence: MFDRRDLLKGAGLATLAATLSSTKALALDTVTLPFANGERPLVKYPQKRPMIGLTGRPPQLETPFAVFNDGPITPNNAFFVRYHLSDLPYNLDPDKFTLEIKGKVDKPLKLSLKDIRKMKATEIVAVNQCSGNSRGFSEPRVAGGQLANGAMGNARWRGVPLKTVLAMAGVQAGARQVTFGGMDGPVSDKTPDFVKALDLDHATDGEVMLAYGMNGEDLPFLNGFPLRLIVPGYYGTYWVKHLNEITVIDNVYDGFWMKSAYRIPDTPNNSIEPGTAPKATIPINRFTIRSFITSVPDGAKLKAGGTTLRGIAFDGGKGIKEVSVSTDGGKSWTNARLGKDLGNYSFREWKLPVKLAAGSHELKVRATSNSGETQPDQPRWNPAGYLRNVVETVRVNVA
- the putA gene encoding bifunctional proline dehydrogenase/L-glutamate gamma-semialdehyde dehydrogenase PutA, with the protein product MPDTPPLFTAPYAPDDAEIAARLLPASHLSPPQQARIDRTATRLIEAIRKRDDRLGGVEDMLREFALSTKEGLALMVLAEALLRVPDARTADQFIEDKLGEGDFIHHETKSTAFLVNASAWALGLSARVIQPGETPDGTIGRLVKRLGAPAVRTATRQAMRLMGNHFVLGETIEQALERGKPRSGQKTRYSFDMLGEGARTAADARRYFDAYASAIETIGKAAGSHALPDRPGISVKLSALHPRFEAISRARVMAELVPQLLDLAQRAKAHDLNFTVDAEEADRLELSLDVIAATLADASLKGWDGFGLAIQAYQKRASAVIDHVDALARAHDRKLMVRLVKGAYWDTEIKRAQERGLDGYPVFTRKAMTDLNYVACASKLLGLRPRIFPQFATHNALTVATVLELAGANAGFEFQRLHGMGEALYEQLAKDHPDIAYRTYAPVGSHRDLLAYLVRRLLENGANSSFVAQAADYRVPVQALLKRPADLVVRPDQAHHARIPLPGDLYAPERRNSRGVEFGERAALDRLLADIKSETPDLRPLADPTPDQANAAVRTARAGFAAWSRTPAASRAAALEQAAHLLESRRAHFIALLQREGGKTLDDAISELREAADFCRYYAAQGRKLFGSEAAMPGPTGESNVLTLRGRGVFVAISPWNFPLAIFLGQVTAALMAGNSVVAKPAEQTPRIAREAVALLHEAGIAASALHLVTGDGRIGALLTAHPDIAGVVFTGSTDVARAINRTLAAKDGPIVPLIAETGGINAMIADATALPEQVADDVVTSAFRSAGQRCSALRLLFVQDDVADRMIEMIAGAARELTIGDPCDVATHVGPVIDLEAKQRLDAHIARMKTEARLHFAGSVPEGCFVAPHIFELKEAGQLTEEVFGPILHVVRYRAEDLERVLQAIKRSGYGLTLGIHSRIDDTVEAIINRVQVGNIYVNRNMIGAVVGVQPFGGNGLSGTGPKAGGPHYLARFATEQTVTVNTAAAGGNAALLAGED
- a CDS encoding adenylate/guanylate cyclase domain-containing protein, giving the protein MAALALSRLSELARGTSARQVRLVCGVILFAYVISHFLNHALGNISVDAMQVGVYYHMAFWQFPPVVIVFYGAALTHMGLGVYALYQRRQFRWRTIEPLQLVLGLSIPALVMAHVIGVRLGQTLYGHEKLYPQELYLFFVAAPGRIWTMTILLIIAWVHGCIGIYFWLRLKAFFTRAAPFLLAAAVLVPTLALLGIYQGGRSVAADSDDGEWRTHNFTQREVGTVAEGDTLDRITGGLTMSYIGLLGLVLLGRGVRGWRERRGGMIALSYGNGKTVRVPKGLTVLEASLRHNVPHASVCGGRARCSTCRIRIIGDHGSLPEPSQREAFVLARVGTADPSIRLACQLRPSSDLSFFQLFMPQMLSANAHASAPARIGQERYLVSLFVDMRGSTQLAEKRLPFDTVFIVNRFLGAVSQAVIEHGGQPNQFVGDGMLALFGLTSDPQTACRQALKAVASIATHVDELNELLSHDLRQPIRFGIGVHGGEVIIGDIGYRDHIVFTALGDAVNVAARLQDMTKTLACEAIVSEEVCRTAGLRDDALPQQEVAIRGRDEPMVVHVVADTRQLAHLVDGGERVAA